From the Rhodoferax sp. WC2427 genome, one window contains:
- a CDS encoding siderophore-interacting protein gives MSTPNRTATRVRHELKFRQLSVVRTQQLTPHMVRITLGGPDLAGFTSPGFDDHVKVFFPDPVTGALVWPGGAEGGPRPTMRDYTPQHFDPQALTLVIDFALHDAGPATTWAAQAQVGQVLGVGGPRGSFILPTDFDGHLLIGDDTAIPAIARRLAELPAGAPALVLIEVDGPEDEQALPSTAQATVVWVHRQGQPHGRQPLLLERLRALALPPGDIHAWVGCETHTAKALRAHLVGERGVQPQWTKAAGYWRQGSAATHDAIEA, from the coding sequence GTGAGCACCCCCAACCGCACCGCCACCCGCGTCCGCCACGAGCTGAAATTTCGCCAGCTGAGCGTTGTGCGCACCCAGCAGCTCACACCCCACATGGTCCGCATCACGCTGGGCGGGCCCGATCTGGCGGGCTTCACCAGCCCGGGTTTTGACGACCACGTGAAAGTTTTCTTTCCCGACCCGGTGACCGGCGCACTGGTATGGCCCGGCGGCGCCGAAGGCGGCCCGCGCCCCACCATGCGCGACTACACGCCGCAGCACTTCGACCCGCAAGCTCTTACCCTGGTGATCGACTTCGCGCTGCACGATGCCGGCCCGGCCACCACCTGGGCGGCGCAGGCCCAGGTGGGCCAGGTGCTGGGCGTGGGCGGCCCGCGCGGCTCTTTCATACTGCCGACCGACTTTGACGGCCACCTGCTCATCGGCGACGACACCGCCATTCCCGCCATCGCCCGGCGCCTGGCCGAACTGCCTGCCGGAGCCCCCGCGCTGGTGTTGATCGAAGTAGATGGCCCTGAAGACGAGCAAGCCCTGCCCAGCACCGCCCAGGCCACCGTGGTGTGGGTGCACCGCCAGGGCCAGCCCCATGGCCGCCAGCCGCTGCTGCTGGAGCGCCTGCGCGCCCTGGCTTTGCCACCCGGCGACATCCACGCCTGGGTGGGCTGCGAAACCCACACCGCCAAGGCCTTGCGGGCACACCTGGTGGGTGAACGTGGCGTACAGCCGCAATGGACCAAGGCGGCAGGTTACTGGCGCCAGGGCAGCGCGGCCACACACGATGCCATCGAGGCCTGA
- a CDS encoding glutaredoxin, with the protein MPRFVLEEDRIHPAIRDKVAASQRAIVQEVQAAVAAHAVVVVGMRANPFPRKARKALDAARVPHHYLEYGSYLSMWRERGALKMWTGWPTLPMVFVRGTLVGGCTDLERLIQTGELAKMLG; encoded by the coding sequence ATGCCCCGTTTCGTCCTCGAAGAAGACCGCATCCACCCCGCCATCCGCGACAAGGTGGCCGCTTCGCAGCGGGCCATCGTGCAAGAGGTGCAGGCAGCCGTGGCGGCGCATGCCGTGGTCGTGGTGGGGATGCGGGCCAATCCGTTTCCGCGCAAGGCCCGTAAGGCGCTGGATGCGGCACGGGTGCCGCACCATTACCTGGAGTACGGCAGCTATCTGAGCATGTGGCGGGAGCGTGGCGCTTTGAAGATGTGGACCGGCTGGCCCACCTTGCCCATGGTGTTCGTGCGGGGCACGCTGGTGGGCGGATGCACCGATCTAGAAAGGTTGATCCAGACCGGTGAGCTAGCCAAGATGCTCGGCTAG
- a CDS encoding Spy/CpxP family protein refolding chaperone: protein MASPRTPFKSLVLAGLLATLGATAFAADAPPPPAAGMAHHDPAKMQEHMQKRQAALKAQLKITPAQEAAWTTFTASMQPPAHGPRPDKAAFEKLTTPERIDKMRAMRAERDAEMDKRADATKAFYAALTPEQQKVFDAHAMPRMHGGPGDHEGRHHKG from the coding sequence ATGGCTTCCCCCCGTACACCGTTCAAGAGTCTTGTTTTAGCCGGCCTGTTGGCCACTTTGGGTGCCACCGCTTTTGCGGCCGACGCGCCCCCACCGCCAGCGGCCGGTATGGCCCACCACGACCCGGCCAAGATGCAGGAGCACATGCAAAAGCGCCAGGCAGCGCTGAAGGCTCAGCTGAAAATCACTCCCGCCCAGGAAGCCGCCTGGACCACCTTCACCGCCAGCATGCAGCCGCCGGCCCACGGCCCACGGCCTGACAAGGCCGCGTTTGAAAAGCTGACCACCCCCGAGCGCATCGACAAAATGCGCGCCATGCGGGCCGAGCGCGATGCCGAAATGGACAAGCGCGCCGATGCCACCAAGGCTTTCTACGCCGCTTTGACCCCCGAGCAGCAAAAGGTGTTTGACGCCCACGCCATGCCCCGCATGCACGGCGGCCCTGGCGACCACGAAGGCCGCCACCACAAGGGTTGA
- a CDS encoding recombination-associated protein RdgC, with protein sequence MFKNVMVYRIGPGWAPDLLAIETALDKDRFAECGASQEMSVGWTEPRGVANGPLLESVGGQLILKLMFESKAVPSSVIKRKLEERLAQIEATTGRKPGKKERKELSEDVKLSLLPMAFTKRGAVLVWIDPAALVLVVDAGSQGRADEVITALVKAIDGFAVLQINTSLSPATAMANWLTTQEPPAGFSIDRECELKAADESKSVVKYARHALDIDEVRQHVADGKLPTKLAMTWEGRVSFVLTESLQVKKVTFLDGVFDGTSQEKEDGFDADAAIATGEMRQMIPDLLLALGGEMALGEAGTKPDAAPLQPVNLAESPF encoded by the coding sequence GTGTTTAAAAATGTGATGGTGTACCGCATTGGCCCTGGCTGGGCTCCCGACCTGTTGGCGATCGAAACGGCGCTGGACAAAGACCGTTTTGCCGAGTGCGGCGCCAGCCAGGAAATGTCGGTCGGCTGGACCGAGCCGCGTGGCGTGGCCAACGGCCCTCTGCTGGAGTCGGTGGGCGGCCAGCTGATTTTGAAGCTGATGTTCGAGAGCAAGGCCGTGCCCAGCTCGGTGATCAAGCGCAAGCTGGAAGAGCGCCTGGCCCAGATCGAAGCCACCACCGGCCGCAAGCCCGGCAAAAAGGAACGCAAGGAACTGAGCGAAGACGTGAAACTGTCCTTGCTGCCCATGGCCTTCACCAAGCGCGGCGCCGTGCTGGTGTGGATTGACCCCGCAGCCCTGGTGCTGGTGGTGGATGCCGGTAGCCAGGGCCGCGCCGACGAGGTGATCACCGCCCTGGTCAAGGCCATCGACGGCTTTGCCGTGCTGCAGATCAACACCAGCCTGTCGCCCGCCACGGCCATGGCCAACTGGCTGACCACGCAGGAGCCACCCGCCGGTTTCAGCATCGACCGCGAGTGCGAACTCAAGGCCGCCGACGAATCCAAGTCGGTCGTCAAATACGCCCGCCACGCGCTCGACATCGACGAAGTGCGCCAGCACGTGGCCGACGGCAAGCTGCCCACCAAGCTGGCCATGACCTGGGAGGGCCGCGTGTCCTTTGTGCTCACCGAGAGCCTGCAGGTGAAAAAAGTGACTTTCCTGGACGGCGTGTTCGACGGCACCTCGCAGGAAAAGGAAGACGGCTTCGATGCCGACGCGGCCATCGCCACCGGCGAAATGCGCCAGATGATCCCCGACCTGTTGCTCGCCCTGGGCGGCGAGATGGCACTGGGTGAGGCGGGCACCAAGCCCGATGCCGCACCGCTGCAGCCAGTGAATCTGGCCGAGTCGCCGTTTTAA
- a CDS encoding response regulator — protein sequence MDASPPVSSLTPVTEALYKGRSKVRQRRADSVAIAVAVALGAVVATAQWHWNSTRADADLQTDASNLADKIHQASTQSSTMATATLMAAVSFDVKQVLIGNISGDYGQVYTDFSTLLLAPGTQDVLVLNAKGSVLSELNLDGASPLLGSEQARQPYFQRALLGQPVLYPTTDASGQQRRLVYAAPVRTSTDASKPPSGVYVVQTSADTLDMVLAQRAAPALVVSPQGVVFASNQPGWRMQTLPGVIPSPLPRAAADGQFGKAVLAPLPFSLDGSHMRWPDHRTTVAWRTLDWDNRDGPWQLLLLEDRNLWAALLAPALAGGAVLLCTLLGYYAVSRRSLARRHLAQQRRQSDAELRQMNEVVQAASQRMLDISDALPCAVFQMSMQKDGTPHFHFVSKPILALLGVSAEAQMDNPRAHLTYVHPNDLPRVRQALREAYMAAATPSNFQDLEATATNTESLALRYRVQVQNEVRWIQLRATGVVHAHDPDTQVWTGYWLDVTSNIQAQETLQARETQLRTVLESAPSALIILSEDGRALFHNRQALAVFRVTAEQLKKNGVRHMHANPSVPKRAIEALQRDGSFSNWEVAYHRGDGTPLWVSMSCSLGEFAGMRVGYTWFDDITSRKLAADALQAAKEAAETAGQAKSAFLANMSHEIRTPMNTIIGLSELALKTPLDPRQREYIDRVQMSGKHLLGIINDILDFSKIEANKLQVEQVPFELDALLTNVANLVTEKASAKNLELVFDIAPDVPPYLVGDPLRLGQILVNFANNAVKFTDTGEIVLVARVQQPQPGDLAAHQIQLYFAIRDTGIGLSPAQSAALFQSFHQADASTTRKYGGTGLGLSISKRLAELMGGAVGVDSQLGQGSVFWFTATVGVGLAAEPDPTPLTGLRALVVDDNAIARSILALMLQEYQFTVETVASGPLALDYLQSHACDIVFLDWHMPEMDGIATAAAIQALGLPQVPKMVMVTAFGDDGLLEQSKSVGIATVLVKPVFGTTLRNALARVGHGPARSATASAPSDLFARMATLAGARILLVDDNEFNQYVGTELLASAGLVAEVAENGQVALDKLARADFDLVLMDMQMPVMDGITATLAIRHQPRFATLPIIAMTANVMQHDRDACLAAGMGDVITKPIVADHLWSVLAKWIAPRETRTPPSPTTASADSAEVALPEHIPGLDMAAGLRRLNGNRKAYLNMLRLFVRNQQATPAQLHAALAQADWPTAERIAHSAKGVAGSIGAEALQAQAGVLESALHAGAPLEQLHPLVADVEQLLNTLLQALQSQLAPEIAQATVSVDPAQLHTVCTRLAELLTQDDSDAIALVEDNAALLHSAFPQAYADIEQALKDFAFDTALQVLQRQMVAMV from the coding sequence ATGGATGCATCTCCACCCGTTTCCAGCCTGACACCCGTGACCGAAGCCCTGTACAAGGGCCGCAGCAAGGTACGGCAACGGCGGGCGGACAGTGTGGCCATTGCGGTGGCGGTAGCGCTTGGCGCGGTGGTGGCAACGGCGCAATGGCACTGGAACAGCACCCGCGCCGACGCCGATCTGCAAACCGATGCCAGCAACCTGGCCGACAAGATCCACCAGGCCAGCACCCAAAGCAGCACCATGGCCACTGCCACCTTGATGGCCGCGGTGAGCTTCGACGTGAAGCAGGTGCTGATCGGCAACATCTCGGGCGACTATGGCCAGGTCTATACCGACTTCTCCACCCTGCTGCTGGCCCCCGGCACGCAAGATGTGTTGGTGCTCAACGCCAAAGGGTCGGTGCTGTCGGAGCTGAATCTGGACGGCGCCTCGCCCCTGCTGGGCAGCGAACAGGCCCGGCAGCCCTACTTCCAGCGGGCCCTGCTGGGCCAGCCGGTGCTCTACCCCACCACCGATGCCAGTGGCCAGCAACGCCGCCTGGTGTATGCCGCCCCGGTGCGTACCAGCACGGATGCCAGCAAACCGCCCAGCGGGGTCTATGTGGTGCAGACCAGTGCCGACACCCTGGACATGGTGCTGGCGCAGCGCGCAGCCCCGGCCCTGGTGGTGTCGCCGCAAGGCGTGGTGTTTGCCAGCAACCAGCCCGGTTGGCGCATGCAGACACTGCCCGGCGTCATTCCCTCCCCCCTGCCCCGGGCCGCCGCAGACGGCCAGTTCGGCAAAGCCGTGCTGGCCCCGCTGCCGTTCAGTCTGGACGGCAGCCATATGCGTTGGCCGGACCACCGCACCACCGTGGCCTGGCGCACGCTGGACTGGGACAACCGCGACGGCCCCTGGCAACTGCTGCTGCTGGAAGACCGCAACCTGTGGGCCGCCTTGCTGGCCCCCGCCCTGGCGGGTGGCGCGGTGCTGTTGTGCACCTTGCTGGGCTACTACGCCGTGTCACGCCGCAGCCTGGCGCGCCGCCACCTGGCCCAGCAGCGCCGCCAAAGCGATGCCGAACTGCGCCAGATGAACGAGGTGGTCCAGGCGGCCAGCCAGCGCATGCTGGACATCAGCGATGCCCTGCCCTGCGCCGTGTTCCAGATGAGCATGCAAAAAGACGGCACGCCACACTTCCACTTTGTCAGCAAGCCCATCCTGGCCCTGCTGGGGGTGAGCGCCGAGGCACAAATGGACAACCCGCGCGCCCATCTGACCTATGTCCATCCCAACGATCTGCCGCGGGTGCGGCAGGCGCTGCGCGAGGCATACATGGCGGCCGCCACCCCGTCAAACTTCCAGGACCTGGAGGCCACCGCCACCAACACGGAATCCCTGGCCTTGCGCTACCGGGTGCAGGTCCAGAACGAGGTGCGCTGGATCCAGCTCCGGGCCACCGGCGTGGTCCACGCCCATGACCCCGACACCCAGGTCTGGACCGGCTACTGGCTGGATGTCACCTCCAATATCCAGGCCCAGGAGACCCTGCAGGCCCGTGAGACCCAGCTGCGCACCGTGCTGGAATCGGCCCCCAGCGCGCTGATCATCCTCAGCGAGGATGGACGGGCGCTGTTTCACAACCGGCAGGCGCTGGCGGTCTTTCGCGTCACTGCAGAGCAGCTGAAGAAAAACGGCGTGCGCCATATGCACGCCAATCCCAGCGTGCCCAAGCGGGCGATCGAGGCCCTGCAACGCGATGGCAGCTTCAGCAACTGGGAGGTTGCCTACCACCGGGGGGATGGCACGCCGCTGTGGGTATCGATGTCGTGCAGCCTGGGCGAGTTTGCCGGCATGCGGGTGGGCTACACCTGGTTTGACGACATCACCAGCCGCAAGCTGGCCGCCGACGCATTGCAGGCCGCCAAGGAGGCCGCCGAGACCGCCGGCCAGGCCAAATCAGCCTTTTTGGCGAACATGAGCCACGAGATCCGCACCCCGATGAACACCATCATCGGCCTGTCCGAACTGGCCCTGAAAACCCCGCTCGACCCGCGCCAACGTGAGTACATCGACCGGGTGCAGATGTCGGGCAAGCACCTGCTGGGCATCATCAACGACATCCTGGACTTCTCGAAAATCGAGGCCAACAAGCTGCAGGTGGAACAGGTGCCGTTCGAGCTCGACGCCCTGCTCACCAATGTGGCCAACCTGGTCACCGAGAAGGCCAGCGCCAAGAATCTGGAACTGGTGTTCGACATCGCCCCCGATGTGCCGCCCTACCTGGTGGGCGACCCGCTGCGGCTGGGCCAGATTTTGGTCAACTTTGCCAACAACGCCGTCAAATTCACAGACACCGGCGAAATCGTGCTGGTCGCCCGGGTGCAGCAGCCCCAGCCAGGGGACTTGGCGGCCCACCAGATACAGCTGTACTTCGCCATCCGCGACACCGGCATCGGCCTGAGCCCTGCGCAGAGCGCGGCCTTGTTCCAGAGCTTCCACCAGGCCGACGCCTCCACCACCCGCAAATACGGCGGCACCGGACTGGGCCTGTCGATTTCCAAACGCTTGGCCGAGCTGATGGGCGGCGCGGTGGGCGTCGACAGCCAGCTTGGCCAGGGCAGCGTTTTCTGGTTTACCGCCACGGTGGGCGTGGGTCTGGCGGCCGAGCCTGACCCCACCCCTTTGACCGGCCTGCGCGCCCTGGTGGTCGATGACAACGCCATTGCCCGCAGCATTTTGGCTTTGATGCTGCAGGAGTACCAGTTCACGGTGGAGACCGTGGCCTCGGGCCCGCTGGCGCTGGACTACTTGCAAAGCCATGCCTGCGACATCGTGTTTCTGGACTGGCACATGCCCGAGATGGACGGCATCGCCACGGCTGCCGCCATCCAGGCCCTGGGCCTGCCGCAGGTGCCCAAGATGGTGATGGTCACCGCCTTTGGCGACGACGGGCTGCTGGAACAGAGCAAGTCGGTCGGCATCGCCACCGTGCTAGTCAAACCGGTGTTTGGCACCACCCTGCGCAACGCACTGGCCCGTGTGGGCCACGGCCCGGCCCGCAGCGCCACAGCGTCTGCGCCCAGCGACCTGTTTGCCCGCATGGCCACGCTGGCCGGGGCCCGCATCCTGCTGGTGGACGACAACGAATTCAACCAGTACGTGGGCACCGAGCTGCTGGCCTCGGCCGGGTTGGTGGCCGAGGTGGCCGAGAACGGCCAGGTGGCACTCGACAAGCTGGCCCGGGCCGACTTCGACCTGGTGCTGATGGACATGCAGATGCCGGTGATGGACGGCATCACCGCCACGCTGGCCATCCGCCACCAACCGCGGTTTGCCACCCTGCCCATCATCGCCATGACGGCCAACGTCATGCAGCACGACCGCGATGCCTGCCTCGCCGCCGGGATGGGCGACGTCATCACCAAGCCCATCGTGGCCGACCACCTGTGGAGCGTGCTGGCCAAATGGATTGCGCCGCGTGAAACCCGCACCCCACCGAGCCCCACCACAGCATCTGCCGACAGCGCCGAGGTGGCGCTGCCCGAACACATTCCTGGCCTGGACATGGCCGCGGGCCTGCGCCGCCTGAACGGCAACCGCAAGGCCTACCTGAACATGCTGCGCCTGTTTGTGCGCAACCAGCAAGCCACCCCGGCCCAGCTGCACGCCGCCCTGGCCCAGGCCGATTGGCCCACCGCCGAACGCATCGCCCACAGCGCCAAGGGCGTGGCCGGCAGCATTGGCGCCGAAGCCCTGCAAGCACAGGCCGGGGTGCTCGAATCCGCCCTGCACGCAGGTGCACCGCTGGAGCAGCTTCATCCCCTGGTTGCCGACGTCGAGCAACTGCTCAACACCCTGCTCCAGGCCCTGCAATCCCAGCTCGCCCCCGAGATCGCTCAGGCCACGGTGTCCGTCGACCCGGCGCAACTGCACACGGTGTGCACCCGGCTCGCCGAGCTGCTGACCCAGGACGACAGCGACGCCATCGCCCTGGTGGAAGACAACGCAGCCCTGCTGCATTCCGCCTTCCCCCAAGCCTATGCCGACATCGAACAGGCCTTGAAAGACTTTGCGTTTGATACCGCCTTGCAGGTGCTGCAGCGGCAGATGGTTGCTATGGTTTAA
- a CDS encoding ArsR/SmtB family transcription factor: MNNKPKFTSKRVLIVEGEATLPIAKALASETRQIILSLLTHNVMNVSEIAEAMNMPHSTVSFNLNQLQAVGLIKVEVEPGTRGTQKLCAKRYDELVFQLPGAAAEVAPDVVTVSMPIGSYRHVEARPTCGLASETKIIGLLDDARSFFEPEHLHAQLLWFGKGYVEYAFPNNLPFGAVARSIELSMEICSEAPQYNLEWPSDITLWINGCDVGTWTSPGDMGGTPGLLTPSWWHEDQTTYGLLKRWSVTAQGSMIDGMALLPITLEQLNLGGSNHIKVRIGIKDDARHQGGINLFGRRFGNYPQDLVMRIAYEFPAEATRTLAK, encoded by the coding sequence ATGAACAACAAACCCAAATTCACCAGCAAGCGGGTGCTCATCGTGGAAGGCGAGGCCACGCTGCCGATTGCCAAGGCGCTGGCCTCCGAGACGCGGCAAATCATCCTCAGCCTGTTGACGCACAACGTGATGAACGTGAGCGAAATTGCCGAGGCGATGAACATGCCGCACTCCACCGTCAGCTTCAACCTGAACCAGCTGCAGGCCGTGGGCCTGATCAAGGTAGAGGTAGAGCCCGGCACCCGCGGCACGCAAAAGCTGTGCGCCAAGCGCTACGACGAGCTGGTGTTCCAGCTGCCCGGTGCGGCCGCCGAAGTGGCCCCGGACGTGGTCACCGTCAGCATGCCCATCGGCAGCTACCGGCATGTGGAGGCCCGCCCCACCTGCGGCCTGGCCAGCGAGACCAAGATCATCGGCCTGCTCGACGATGCCCGCTCGTTCTTCGAGCCCGAGCACCTGCACGCCCAGCTGCTGTGGTTCGGCAAGGGCTATGTGGAGTACGCGTTTCCCAACAACCTGCCGTTTGGCGCGGTGGCCCGCTCGATCGAGCTGTCGATGGAGATCTGCTCCGAAGCACCCCAGTACAACCTGGAATGGCCGTCCGACATCACCCTGTGGATCAACGGCTGCGACGTGGGCACCTGGACCAGCCCGGGCGACATGGGCGGCACACCCGGCCTGCTCACGCCCAGCTGGTGGCACGAGGACCAGACCACCTACGGCTTGCTGAAACGCTGGAGCGTCACCGCCCAGGGCTCGATGATCGACGGCATGGCCCTGCTGCCCATCACGCTGGAGCAGCTCAACCTGGGCGGCTCCAACCACATCAAGGTGCGCATCGGCATCAAGGACGACGCGCGCCACCAGGGCGGCATCAACCTGTTTGGCCGCCGTTTTGGCAACTACCCACAGGATCTGGTGATGCGCATCGCCTATGAATTTCCGGCGGAAGCCACCCGCACCCTGGCTAAATAG
- a CDS encoding glycoside hydrolase family 2 protein: protein MEYPRPQLRRAQWQSLDGDWQFAFDDAARWALPADVAFDRRITVPYAPESQRSGIADTGFHPRCWYHRTVTIENLAAAPSASQRVLLHFGAVDYAATVWVNGQQVGTHRGGHAPFQLDISAYVTGSSFTLALLAEDDPHDMHKPRGKQDWQPEPHNIWYPRTSGIWRSVWLEVVQSSHLAGLRWTADVAQWQIRLDAAVHQPQPGQRLQVQLSLDGTELSNDTYAVQDGQVRRSIHLPDPGIDSARDPLCWSPEHPQLIDATLTLLDADGTVLDRVDSYTALRDVKLDAANFMLNNRSYPLRMVLDQGYWPASLMTATSAELRADVELIKRLGFNGARKHQKSEDPRWLYWCDVLGLCVWAEMPSAYGFSAETVDRVADEWKALVQRDLSHPCVVAWVPINESWGVPELPHDPRQVNFVQALYHLTKALDGSRPVIGNDGWEMPCGDILAIHDYSNDPALFRQRYGSAEAIAHTLQHSRHARRMLVLPGFDTTNRPAMLTEFGGIAMVPGKPDGTAAWGYTSARNPEELLQQYGELLASVHDCGNLAGFCYTQLTDTFLEQNGLLTEDRQPKADLATLAAHTRGAAVAQRIAPDNPLGYLPSWLAKTRTAS, encoded by the coding sequence ATGGAGTACCCCCGCCCCCAGTTGCGCCGCGCGCAGTGGCAAAGTCTGGACGGAGACTGGCAATTTGCCTTCGACGATGCCGCCCGCTGGGCGCTGCCCGCCGACGTGGCCTTTGACCGCCGCATCACCGTGCCCTACGCCCCCGAGTCGCAGCGCAGTGGCATTGCCGACACCGGTTTCCACCCGCGCTGCTGGTACCACCGCACGGTGACAATTGAGAATTTGGCCGCCGCCCCCAGCGCCTCCCAGCGCGTGCTGCTGCACTTTGGCGCGGTGGACTACGCGGCCACGGTGTGGGTCAACGGCCAGCAGGTCGGTACCCACCGGGGTGGGCATGCGCCGTTCCAGCTGGACATCAGCGCCTACGTGACCGGCAGCAGCTTCACCCTGGCCCTGCTGGCCGAGGACGACCCGCACGACATGCACAAGCCCCGCGGCAAGCAGGACTGGCAGCCCGAGCCGCACAACATCTGGTACCCGCGCACCAGCGGCATCTGGCGCAGCGTGTGGCTGGAAGTGGTGCAGAGCAGCCATCTGGCCGGTCTGCGCTGGACGGCGGACGTGGCGCAATGGCAGATCCGGCTGGATGCGGCGGTCCATCAGCCGCAGCCCGGCCAGCGCCTGCAAGTGCAGTTATCGCTGGATGGCACCGAGCTGTCGAACGACACCTATGCGGTGCAAGACGGCCAGGTGCGCCGCAGCATCCACCTGCCCGACCCCGGCATCGACTCGGCCCGCGACCCCCTGTGCTGGAGCCCCGAGCACCCGCAGCTCATCGATGCCACGCTCACCCTGCTGGATGCCGATGGCACCGTGCTGGACCGGGTGGATAGCTACACCGCCCTGCGCGATGTGAAGCTGGATGCCGCCAACTTCATGCTCAACAACCGCAGCTACCCCCTGCGCATGGTGCTCGACCAGGGCTACTGGCCCGCCTCGCTGATGACGGCCACCAGCGCCGAGCTGCGCGCCGATGTGGAACTGATCAAGCGTCTGGGCTTCAACGGCGCGCGCAAACACCAAAAAAGCGAAGACCCGCGCTGGCTGTACTGGTGCGACGTGCTGGGCCTGTGCGTGTGGGCCGAAATGCCCTCGGCTTATGGCTTCTCAGCCGAGACGGTGGACCGCGTAGCCGACGAATGGAAGGCCCTGGTGCAGCGCGACCTGTCCCACCCCTGCGTGGTGGCCTGGGTGCCGATCAACGAATCCTGGGGCGTGCCCGAGCTGCCCCACGACCCGCGCCAGGTGAACTTTGTGCAGGCGCTGTACCACCTGACCAAGGCGCTGGACGGCAGCCGCCCGGTGATAGGCAACGACGGCTGGGAAATGCCCTGCGGCGACATCCTGGCCATCCACGACTACAGCAACGACCCCGCGCTGTTCCGCCAGCGCTACGGCAGCGCCGAGGCCATTGCCCACACGCTGCAGCACTCGCGCCACGCCCGCCGCATGCTGGTGCTGCCTGGCTTTGACACCACCAACCGCCCGGCCATGCTGACCGAGTTTGGCGGCATTGCCATGGTGCCCGGCAAGCCCGACGGCACCGCCGCCTGGGGCTACACCTCTGCCCGCAACCCGGAGGAGCTGCTGCAACAGTATGGCGAGCTGCTGGCCAGCGTGCACGACTGTGGCAACCTGGCGGGCTTTTGCTACACCCAGTTGACCGACACCTTTCTGGAGCAAAACGGCCTGCTCACCGAAGACCGCCAGCCCAAAGCCGACCTGGCCACCCTGGCCGCCCACACCCGAGGTGCTGCCGTGGCGCAGCGCATCGCCCCCGATAACCCGCTGGGCTACCTGCCCAGCTGGTTAGCCAAGACGCGCACTGCTTCTTGA
- a CDS encoding extracellular solute-binding protein produces the protein MTPSFNRRTGLAAVALAVASFSAPSWAATDIKLWTLLSGGDGARLATLVDGFNASQSDYKVETTTLPWGVPFYTKVRTASAVGAGPDLINLHLSRMGDFGPSGALRALAPAELAAAGIVGTDYAERQWQKGQYNGQTYAIPLDTHALVLYYNKTLVAKAGLADAAGNLKPIEGIAALTDAFRAVKEKTGSDAFAMESNTNSYMGYRLWLSMLAQRGGKMLDNGKLAYGEAGVDSMKVITDWFSKGYAAKNLDYPAANAQFFSGKAAFMLNGVWEVPSMVDLSASKKLPFEYGIVPLPKLYANQSVWGDSHAFAVPDNKGKPIAPERLKGALKFVDYVGRHSITWAGGGHIPAFTAVAESDALKAMKPNNEFSGVVAKNIVFSPEGWYGGAAGPMEASAAKFFPAAMTGQLPVDKALGMFDAEAKKLLASPRPAK, from the coding sequence ATGACCCCTTCCTTCAACCGCCGCACCGGCCTGGCCGCGGTCGCCCTGGCCGTGGCCAGCTTTAGCGCGCCCAGCTGGGCCGCCACCGACATCAAGCTCTGGACCCTGCTCAGCGGCGGCGATGGTGCCCGGCTGGCCACGCTGGTCGATGGCTTCAACGCCAGCCAGTCCGACTACAAGGTGGAAACCACCACCCTGCCCTGGGGCGTGCCCTTCTACACCAAGGTGCGCACGGCTTCGGCGGTGGGCGCGGGGCCGGACCTGATCAACCTGCATTTGTCGCGCATGGGCGACTTTGGCCCGTCGGGCGCGCTGCGGGCCTTGGCCCCGGCCGAGCTGGCCGCTGCCGGCATTGTGGGCACCGACTACGCCGAGCGCCAGTGGCAAAAAGGCCAGTACAACGGCCAGACCTACGCCATCCCGCTGGACACCCACGCCCTGGTGCTCTACTACAACAAAACCCTGGTCGCCAAGGCCGGGTTGGCCGATGCCGCAGGCAACCTCAAACCCATCGAAGGCATTGCCGCACTCACCGATGCCTTCCGCGCCGTGAAAGAGAAAACCGGCAGCGACGCGTTCGCCATGGAGAGCAATACCAACTCTTACATGGGCTACCGCCTGTGGCTGTCGATGCTGGCACAGCGCGGCGGCAAGATGCTGGACAACGGCAAACTGGCCTACGGCGAGGCGGGGGTGGATTCCATGAAGGTCATCACCGACTGGTTCAGCAAGGGCTACGCCGCCAAGAACCTGGACTACCCCGCGGCCAACGCCCAATTCTTCAGCGGCAAGGCGGCCTTCATGCTCAACGGCGTGTGGGAAGTGCCCAGCATGGTAGACCTGAGCGCCAGCAAGAAGCTGCCGTTTGAATACGGCATCGTGCCCCTGCCCAAGCTGTACGCCAACCAGAGCGTATGGGGCGATTCGCACGCCTTTGCGGTGCCGGACAACAAGGGCAAGCCGATCGCGCCCGAGCGCCTCAAAGGTGCGCTGAAGTTTGTGGACTACGTGGGTCGGCACTCCATCACCTGGGCCGGTGGCGGCCATATCCCCGCGTTCACCGCCGTGGCCGAATCCGATGCGCTCAAGGCCATGAAGCCCAACAACGAGTTCTCCGGCGTGGTGGCCAAGAACATCGTCTTCAGCCCCGAAGGCTGGTACGGTGGTGCCGCAGGCCCGATGGAGGCCAGCGCCGCCAAGTTCTTCCCGGCGGCCATGACCGGCCAGTTGCCCGTAGACAAAGCGCTGGGCATGTTCGATGCCGAAGCCAAGAAGCTGTTGGCATCGCCCCGCCCCGCAAAGTAA